The following coding sequences are from one Oryzias melastigma strain HK-1 linkage group LG20, ASM292280v2, whole genome shotgun sequence window:
- the thtpa gene encoding thiamine-triphosphatase isoform X2, translating to MSVEVERKFLCSEDTLKILQKIGDCLGQRQFHDQYFDSPGFELTLRDFWLRKRKGCWELKCPVSTVNRTGELKEEQSLAAKLCTHYKEITNLPEIQQRVKEVIEGPCGDPDTETTPSQEDELWLSKLNLVCFAEFTTVRRSFTLEEGVQIDLDQADFGYHVGEIEVLIPEGGDVHSAQEKIRDAAQKLGLSGDERVEGKMNVYLKRYHPEHYAKLLSAHVL from the exons ATGAGTGTGGAAGTGGAAAGAAAATTTTTATGCAGTGAAGACACCTTAAAAATACTTCAGAAGATTGGAG ATTGTCTTGGCCAGCGTCAGTTTCATGACCAATATTTTGACTCTCCTGGGTTTGAGCTCACTTTGAGAGACTTCTGGCTGCGCAAACGGAAAGGATGCTGGGAGTTGAAGTGCCCGGTCTCAACAGTCAACAGGACAGGAGAGCTGAAGGAAGAGCAATCTCTGGCTGCAAAGCTGTGTACTCATTACAAGGAGATAACTAATCTGCCTGAAATTCAGCAGAGAGTGAAGGAGGTCATAGAAGGCCCATGTGGAGACCCAGACACAGAGACCACCCCCTCGCAGGAAGATGAGCTGTGGCTGAGCAAACTCAATCTGGTGTGCTTTGCAGAGTTTACAACAGTGCGCCGGTCATTCACTTTAGAGGAGGGGGTGCAGATAGATCTGGACCAGGCTGACTTTGGTTATCACGTGGGAGAGATAGAGGTCCTCATACCAGAGGGAGGAGATGTGCATTCTGCTCAAGAGAAGATCAGAGATGCCGCTCAAAAACTGG gccTTAGTGGAGATGAGCGAGTGGAAGggaaaatgaatgtttatctTAAAAGATATCATCCAGAGCACTACGCAAAGCTACTGAGTGCACATGTTTTGTAG
- the thtpa gene encoding thiamine-triphosphatase isoform X1: MSVEVERKFLCSEDTLKILQKIGDCLGQRQFHDQYFDSPGFELTLRDFWLRKRKGCWELKCPVSTVNRTGELKEEQSLAAKLCTHYKEITNLPEIQQRVKEVIEGPCGDPDTETTPSQEDELWLSKLNLVCFAEFTTVRRSFTLEEGVQIDLDQADFGYHVGEIEVLIPEGGDVHSAQEKIRDAAQKLGELKACKWTLTAVICDMMFSKLVTFFFFFFAGLSGDERVEGKMNVYLKRYHPEHYAKLLSAHVL, translated from the exons ATGAGTGTGGAAGTGGAAAGAAAATTTTTATGCAGTGAAGACACCTTAAAAATACTTCAGAAGATTGGAG ATTGTCTTGGCCAGCGTCAGTTTCATGACCAATATTTTGACTCTCCTGGGTTTGAGCTCACTTTGAGAGACTTCTGGCTGCGCAAACGGAAAGGATGCTGGGAGTTGAAGTGCCCGGTCTCAACAGTCAACAGGACAGGAGAGCTGAAGGAAGAGCAATCTCTGGCTGCAAAGCTGTGTACTCATTACAAGGAGATAACTAATCTGCCTGAAATTCAGCAGAGAGTGAAGGAGGTCATAGAAGGCCCATGTGGAGACCCAGACACAGAGACCACCCCCTCGCAGGAAGATGAGCTGTGGCTGAGCAAACTCAATCTGGTGTGCTTTGCAGAGTTTACAACAGTGCGCCGGTCATTCACTTTAGAGGAGGGGGTGCAGATAGATCTGGACCAGGCTGACTTTGGTTATCACGTGGGAGAGATAGAGGTCCTCATACCAGAGGGAGGAGATGTGCATTCTGCTCAAGAGAAGATCAGAGATGCCGCTCAAAAACTGGGTGAGCTCAAAGCCTGTAAATGGACCCTGACTGCGGTTATCTGTGATATGATGTTCTCCAAACTagtgacttttttcttctttttttttgcaggccTTAGTGGAGATGAGCGAGTGGAAGggaaaatgaatgtttatctTAAAAGATATCATCCAGAGCACTACGCAAAGCTACTGAGTGCACATGTTTTGTAG